Proteins encoded in a region of the Zea mays cultivar B73 chromosome 4, Zm-B73-REFERENCE-NAM-5.0, whole genome shotgun sequence genome:
- the LOC100383417 gene encoding Leucine-rich repeat receptor-like protein kinase TDR precursor: MAATTGTSSSPPQLPVHGGLLLLLPLLTITSAASSAPLPLLALLSLKSSLHDPAGALRAWTYAAAASAGATRSLAPPWCAWPGVSCDPATGDVAGLDLSRRNLSGTVSATAARLLARTLTSLNLSANAFAGEFPPSVFLLRRLQSLDVSHNFFNGTFPDGVAGLGGSLAALDAYSNCFVGSLPRGLGELRRLQSLNLGGSFFNGTIPAEIGQLRSLRFLHLAGNALTGRLPSELGGLASLEQLEIGYNAYDGRIPTELGNLTQLQYLDIAVANMSGPLPPELGKLARLEKLFLFKNRLAGAIPPQWSRLRALQALDLSDNLLAGTIPAGLGDLGNLTMLNLMSNFLSGTIPKAIGALPSLEVLQLWNNSLTGRLPESLGASGRLVRVDVSTNSLSGPIPSGMCIGNRLARLILFDNQFDWTIPASLANCSSLCRVRLESNRLSGEIPVGFGAIRNLTYLDLSSNSLTGGIPADLVASPSLEYINISGNPVGGALPNVSWQAPNLQVFAASKCALGGEVPAFRAAGCSNLYRLELAGNHLTGAIPSDISTCKRLVSLRLQHNQLSGEIPAELAALPSITEIDLSWNELSGVVPPGFANCTTLETFDVSFNHLVTAGSPSASSPGAREGTVRRTAAMWVSAVAVSLAGMVALVVTARWLQWREDGTGARGVGSRGGAGARPNVVVGPWRMTAFQRLDFTADDVARCVEGSDGIIGAGSSGTVYRAKMPNGEVIAVKKLWQPSAQKEGGAQAPEEPPKRKDEADADDGNRSMLAEVEVLGHLRHRNIVRLLGWCTDGEATLLLYEYMPNGSLDELLHGAVCRGKQAGLDWDARHRIAVGVAQGMSYLHHDCVPAVAHRDLKPSNILLDADMEARVADFGVAKALQGAAPMSVVAGSYGYIAPEYTYTLQVDEKSDVYSFGVVLLEILIGRRSVEAEYGEGSNIVDWTRRKVAAGNVMDAAEWADQQTREAVRDEMALALRVALLCTSRCPQERPSMRDVVSMLQEVRRGRKILAPGMAKKQPKIN; this comes from the exons ATGGCCGCCACCACGGgcacctcgtcctcgccgccgcagcTCCCGGTCCACGGCggcctcctgctcctgctccctctccTGACCATTACCTCCGCCGCGTCGTCGGCGCCGCTGCCCCTCCTCGCGCTGCTCTCCCTGAAGTCGTCCCTGCACGACCCGGCCGGCGCACTGCGCGCTTGGACGTACGCCGCTGCGGCGTCCGCGGGCGCCACGCGGTCGCTGGCGCCGCCGTGGTGCGCGTGGCCGGGCGTGTCCTGCGACCCGGCCACGGGGGACGTCGCCGGGCTCGACCTCTCCCGCCGCAACCTCTCCGGCACCGTCTCCGCCACCGCGGCCAGGCTGCTGGCCCGCACGCTGACGTCGCTCAACCTCAGCGCGAACGCGTTCGCGGGGGAGTTCCCGCCGTCGGTGTTCCTGCTCCGGCGGCTCCAGTCGCTCGACGTCAGCCACAACTTCTTCAACGGCACGTTCCCCGACGGCGTCGCCGGGCTCGGCGGCTCGCTCGCCGCGCTCGACGCCTACAGCAACTGCTTCGTCGGCTCACTGCCGCGCGGCCTCGGCGAGCTCCGCCGGCTGCAGAGTCTCAACCTCGGCGGCAGCTTCTTCAACGGGACCATCCCAGCCGAGATCGGCCAGCTCCGTTCGCTGCGGTTCCTGCACCTCGCCGGGAACGCGTTAACCGGTCGGCTCCCTTCGGAGCTCGGCGGCCTCGCGTCGCTCGAGCAGCTCGAGATCGGATACAATGCATACGACGGCCGCATTCCCACGGAGCTCGGCAACCTGACGCAGCTCCAGTACCTCGACATCGCGGTCGCCAACATGTCCGGCCCGCTGCCACCGGAGCTCGGCAAGCTCGCGCGGCTCGAGAAGCTCTTCCTGTTCAAGAACCGGCTCGCCGGTGCCATACCGCCGCAGTGGTCCCGCCTCCGCGCGCTGCAGGCCCTCGACCTGTCTGACAACCTGCTCGCCGGCACCATCCCGGCAGGACTCGGGGATCTTGGCAATCTCACAATGCTGAACCTCATGAGCAACTTCCTTTCCGGTACAATCCCGAAGGCGATCGGCGCGCTGCCGAGCCTCGAGGTGCTGCAGCTCTGGAACAACTCGCTCACCGGACGGCTGCCGGAGTCGCTCGGCGCGAGCGGGCGGCTCGTCCGGGTGGACGTGTCGACCAACTCCCTGTCCGGCCCGATTCCTTCCGGGATGTGCATCGGCAACCGTCTCGCCCGCCTCATCCTCTTCGACAACCAGTTCGACTGGACCATCCCAGCGAGCCTGGCCAACTGCTCGTCGCTCTGCCGAGTCCGGCTGGAATCTAACCGCCTGTCTGGCGAGATCCCGGTCGGGTTCGGCGCGATCCGTAATCTGACATACCTGGACCTGAGCTCCAACTCACTCACCGGCGGCATTCCTGCTGATCTCGTGGCTTCTCCGAGcctcgagtacatcaacatctcCGGCAACCCCGTCGGCGGCGCGCTCCCGAACGTGTCGTGGCAGGCGCCGAACCTGCAAGTGTTCGCAGCGAGCAAGTGCGCCCTGGGCGGCGAGGTCCCGGCGTTCCGCGCCGCGGGGTGTTCGAACCTGTACCGGCTGGAGCTGGCAGGGAACCATCTCACTGGTGCCATCCCTAGTGACATCAGCACCTGCAAGCGGCTGGTGAGCTTGAGGCTGCAGCACAATCAGCTCAGCGGCGAGATCCCAGCAGAGCTCGCCGCCTTGCCGTCGATCACTGAGATCGACCTGTCCTGGAACGAGCTCAGCGGCGTCGTCCCGCCGGGCTTCGCTAACTGCACCACGTTGGAGACCTTCGACGTGTCCTTCAACCATTTGGTGACCGCTGGCTCGCCGTCAGCGTCGTCACCAGGCGCCCGTGAGGGGACCGTTCGGCGCACCGCGGCAATGTGGGTTTCTGCCGTGGCAgtgtccttggcggggatggtggCGCTCGTCGTCACCGCTCGCTGGCTGCAGTGGCGCGAGGACGGCACTGGCGCGCGGGGGGTTGGTAGCAGGGGCGGCGCAGGTGCACGCCCCAACGTGGTCGTCGGACCGTGGCGGATGACCGCGTTCCAGAGGCTCGACTTCACCGCCGACGACGTGGCGCGGTGCGTTGAGGGGAGCGACGGCATCATTGGCGCCGGGTCATCGGGGACGGTGTACCGCGCGAAGATGCCGAACGGGGAGGTCATCGCGGTGAAGAAGCTGTGGCAACCGTCGGCGCAGAAGGAGGGAGGAGCTCAGGCGCCGGAGGAGCCACCAAAGCGGAAGGACGAGGCAGACGCGGACGACGGCAACAGGAGCATGCTCGCCGAGGTGGAGGTGCTGGGTCACCTCCGGCACCGCAACATCGTCCGGCTGCTGGGGTGGTGCACCGACGGCGAGGCGACGCTGCTGCTCTacgagtacatgccgaacggcagcCTGGACGAGCTCCTGCACGGCGCCGTGTGCAGGGGCAAGCAGGCGGGGCTGGACTGGGACGCGCGCCACCGGATCGCCGTGGGCGTCGCGCAGGGCATGAGCTACCTTCACCACGACTGCGTGCCGGCCGTGGCGCACCGCGACCTCAAGCCTAGCAACATCCTGCTCGACGCAGACATGGAGGCGCGCGTGGCGGACTTCGGCGTCGCCAAGGCGCTCCAGGGCGCCGCGCCCATGTCCGTCGTCGCCGGCTCCTACGGCTACATCGCACCAG AGTACACGTACACTCTCCAAGTAGACGAGAAAAGCGACGTGTACAGCTTCGGCGTGGTGCTGCTGGAGATCCTGATCGGCCGGAGGTCCGTGGAGGCGGAGTACGGCGAGGGAAGCAACATCGTGGACTGGACGAGGCGTAAGGTCGCCGCCGGCAACGTGATGGACGCGGCGGAGTGGGCGGACCAGCAGACCCGCGAGGCGGTGCGGGACGAGATGGCGCTGGCGCTGCGGGTGGCTCTGCTCTGCACCAGCCGGTGCCCGCAGGAGCGGCCGTCGATGAGGGACGTCGTGTCCATGCTGCAGGAGGTCAGGCGCGGCCGGAAGATACTAGCTCCTGGGATGGCCAAGAAGCAGCCAAAGATTAATTAA